Genomic window (Cucumis sativus cultivar 9930 chromosome 2, Cucumber_9930_V3, whole genome shotgun sequence):
tataacaaattctatcaccgataatcattgatatgctatagtgatagaagactatcattgataaaatccataattttggtgtaagttgtaaatattttaatttattttttatttttaaaaatactcctAATAAgaattagttttttattttataaaaacaaagtaGGCAACAACTTTTTAATACATCATCGATTGAGAGAACCTAACTAGAGCGagtaaatttgagaaaatttttgCCTTCCACTTCAACAGCATTTGTCAAATCAACTTGTCGAATTGAGCTCAAATTTTGATAGTGTATTCTTGGCATGAGTGTCTTCAAACCgacaatgaaaattttatttggagTTACTTACTCAAATCAGATTTGAGTGAATAGTTATTTGTCACCTATTTGAAGttattctaatttattatttgttattttttgttgtgtagATTGTTacttttgatataattttatataactCTAGTTGTGACTAGAAAGAATTCATTGTACACGTTACTTCGATTATTGCGGTAATTTTGACTATCGGTCAGGAATTTTTAGTGAGACAGTTTTTTGATGTCAAGATTTCTAGTGTGTTCTTACTTTATTATTGCTTTTgttaattagtattttattagATTCACACAGGAATTGAATTAagttatacaaaattttgtggAGATTTTAGTCGACCAAAAACCACCTTTGCATTGAATtaggataaaattaaaagaattatctCAATGATATTACTTGTGAATTAGTTTTCTAACAACTTCGTTAAAATTTTCCGCTTCcattataaatgttttccaGTTTGGAACAAATACTACTTCTCAACACTTccttcttaattttatttctccaAACAActacttaatttattttccagTTGTATTTGAATTACtaatattatcatttgatttaaataagactttttttttaaaatataataaaattaatcaaaataattacaaataatagATAGTAACGTTCACAAGGTGTgcatcaattataattaatagtaGTCTATTGAAATCTATtgactattagtgatagataGTAATCTCAATagttgtttattattaatagactGTGACATCCTACTAAATTTATACACATTCTCaacaattttgctatttaaaataattatccaagaaaactaaatacatGATACCATTGCTAACAATTCAatctaattttgttcttgagagagaaaaaaaaaaagaaagaaagatagatAAACATGAGCATTACCAAAATCTCCACCATAACCGACATTCATAAGGTTGCAAACTACACTCTTAATTTAGGCTAAGTATATTGATATATTGGAGTTAATACTTTGACAGCTTTCTTTTTAGCACAATAAATTTGGGTAATGAAAATTCTACCTCTAATtttaacaaagaagaagaaaaaggtagATATGAATTATTAGATTAGGTTGTCATATTAAAATATAgccaaataattgaaaaagtgaaccaaaagtttgaaatatgaaTGACTTTTgcaccaatatatatatatgtaatggTACatgttttggatttttctctcttttaataCCCATAAAAGTTACAGTTGTCCAATATAAATTTCACACTTCATTGCCGACAAATTTTGTAcatctacttttattttatttctattatatatttcacacctttttcttttcttttttcttatctaTTCTTTTAGTTAAAGTATGTATGTATACATAAAACTTTTTGGCAATGGATCAACTTTCAAGCTTGTATTAATTAAGCTTTTGAGTGTTAGGAGAACTCTAATATGTTGGAAGGCTTTCAATTTGTTACGTTccatatgtttaaatttaataatattgttctCCTTATAACCTTTGAGATGTAACTAATACACTCTTAGATGAGCTACGTATATTTGTTTGTCAAActttatatgtttttgtatTGGTTAGTTGTTGATTTTGTAACGTTCATGATAAATCtctctaaattattaattaaaactcaAACACCCGCACTAGTTACtatattaatttcatataattacaCCTTCGacattttttctcaacaaaaatatttaagcaaaaccaaaaagaaatataggAGCGAttgacataaaatttaaagttgaaggatcacttgatattaaatttaataaattctaTGTTATGTTTGTTAAATCGTTCATTTAAAAAGGTAACTTTTTAACGATAGTAAAATGGATCAAACTCtttacaagttataacaaaattttctacaATTTAAAGTCTAGATAGACGcagatagaagtttatcactCACCGTCTATATTAGTGATAAAGActaataaaagtctatcattgatactAATAGAAATCGATATcggtctatcattgatagaggtcgataaaaaaactttatctaaaaaaactaaaataattttttttatatagtatatatatttatgtcaaCTAAGCTACACTCGTATTGACAAAAGttgaatacaaatttaataacgtgaaaatgttgatttaatattaaattatgtttgttaATCAACACACGTTTTGTATCAAGATCTTCTATCCTGTGCTTATTTTTGCACAATTaatattctaataattttatttataaagcaCATAAACATATCAACTAAAATGGTGTTTGGTAGGCTTAAAAGTTgtttcctattttaaaaaaagttaaatagtaatgaaaagaaaaggaatgaatagtttttaatatatattttaggttaatttgTCTCTATAAATGCAGGCGGCATTCTTTTCCAGCTCCTTCATCACAAACATGTCTTCTTCCAACTACTTGTTAGCTCTACTTCTTGGGTTACTCTCCGTGGTTCTCACCAAGCCCGTTGTTGGTGATTACATCCTCAATCCTCAACCTCCCCATCCACCATTCATTCCTATTTACGAACCACCAAAACCTCCGGTATTTCCTATTTACGAACCACCAAATCCTCCAATACTTCCAATTTACGAGCCACCTAAACCTCCCGTTGCTCCAATTTACAAGCCACCCAAGCCGCCAGTGAGTCCAATTTACAAGCCACCTAAACCTCCAGTTGCTCCAATTTACAAGCCACCCAAGCCACCAGTGGGTCCAATTTACAAGCCACCTAAACCTCCCATTGCTCCAATTCACAAGCCACCTAAGCCGCCAAAGCCGCCGGTGGGTCCAATTTACAAGCCACCGAAGCCTCCGGTAGTTCCAATTTACAAGCCACCCAAGCCACCAGTGAGTCCAATTTACAAGCCACCTAAACCTCCCGTTGCTCCAATTCACAAGCCACCGAAGCCTCCGGTAGTTCCAATTTACAAGCCACCTCAACCTTCACTGGGTCCAATTTACAAGCCACCCAAGCCGCCAGTGGGTCCAATTTACAAGCCACCAAAGCCTCCGGTAGTTCCAATTTGTAAGCCACCTAAACCTCCAGTTGCTCCAATTTACAAGCCACCCAAGCCACCAGTGGGTCCAATTTACAAACCACCAAAGCCTCCGACTGTTCCAATTTACAAGCCACCTAAACCTCCGGTTGCTCCAATTTACAAGCCACCTAAACCACCAAAGTCGCCAGTGGGTCCAATTCACAAACCACCAAAGCCACCGATGGTTCCAATATACAAGCCACCTAAACCTCCAGTAGTTCCAATTTACAAGCCACCAAAGCCTCCAGTAGCTCCAATTTACAAGCCTCCAAAGCCTCCAATGGCTCCCGTTTACAAGCCACCAAAGCCTCCAGTTGTTCCAATTTACAAGCCACCCGAACAACCAGTAGGTCCAATTTATGAACCTCCAAAACATCCAGGAGATCCCATACACAAACCGCCAGTGCCAATTGACAAACCATCTCTACCGCCACCATACTCTTACAATCCTCCGTACAATCCGCCACCATCCAACTGAGTTCGTGTGTTGAGTGAAGCAACCTAATTAAGCTGAATTagcatatataaataagagcTTTTGGCTACTCAATGTTCTATGCTTATTGTgctcatctttcttctttgtaaAGCAGAGCATGAGCAGGCCATTTGGTTTATGGcgtttccaaaattatttctaCCTTGTTGATGGTGTTTCAGAAATTATTTCTACTTACTCTTCTGGtctatttttcatgttttcacTTATTGgaaatttcataataaaatcTTAACTACAATCCCACATTGTATTTATAATCCTCTCTGTCTTGAGTGAGCCTTACTCCTAAATGTTATTATCAAGGTATTGTCTTTTTAGTGTAtcattgaaataaataaactcaaaCCACAAACTTCTTGATCGCTGTAATTTGTGTAAAACACTAGTTAAAGAGGGTGTATGAATTAATGTAagttaaatcaaattcaactaaGAGGAATCTTaaagattattaaattatgGTTAAGAAATATgttcaaaagaatttaaagttgttaTCCTACACTAACCAACAAGGtgcctctttctttctcaatggTTTGATTAcgaaaactttaaaaagtctattatttttagtatgaAGTAATTCTATGTTTGATGACCTCTTAAAATATGTTATAGAAAGCATGTGAATGAGAACAAAACATCGTACCATGATTTTGCTAGAGGTTCTAAgaattgtaaattaatttagttaaatttgttCTTGGAgactataattttcttttgaattttgttgggCGTGTGAAAGAGCAAGAAACTTGGTacgttttttaaatgatgCATAGAGGGAGGCTTAATAAAATGAGGAGAGagaatttcattaaataaggAAAGTAGAGAAAGGGGAGaggggagagggagaggggaggggaattttgtatttgaacaGTGGAGAGATAAAGGGAAAATAGGGTTTTGGTTTAAGATGAGGAAAGAGGGAAAacacaaattaatattaatgaagtgagagaaaaaatagaCATTTAAATGATGAGTGATTGATTTTAGAGAGAAGGTAGAGAGTATTATTCTGGAGAAAGATTCATGGGTTCTCAAATTATTATACAACATCATATTTGgctctatttataaatattttcataaattttaatacttaaaatatttttccaaacaaaCATTCATCTCTTTAGTTTAGGATTTGACGTTGTTAACCCTATGTTTGGATTCGAGaaggttgaaagaaaaattattttatttggaatgagaaagattttaaataaatatatttaaaatttcatgttCAAATGTTAATtgggaataaaaaaaagaaggtaaaTTAAGAGTTTACTAATACTTTTAATGTATTAGTTAAAAATTAGAGAAGGATGAGTTCAATTatgtaatttacttttaaatctggtaaattatttttaaaaaattaagcatTTTGGTACAAATTGTTAATTAGGTTAGTGTGTTTTTTTCACTCCTTGAGCACTTTGATAACATTTAGACTTTGATAAAGGATTGATAACATTTGGACTTTGATAAAGGATTGAATGAAACGGGTAAAAGGTGCTGCCacttagaatttaaaaaagcGAGCAAGATtagtgttttcttttaatactctttttgtttttggggttttgagtttagtttttatttgatttctatattttgaaataaaactgTTTGTCCCATCTATTCGAAGGATGCTAAATTTTAgtctttaatataataaaatggaTGGGTAGTGAATTGATGAAAGATTAAGTTATATAGGGATGATGATtggattaatttaaaagcaaaacatatatttataatgaaaagaCGTTCCTAATATTGAAAGGgcaagaagaaaatggaattgaGAGGAAGAAACTTTGACGCTTTTTGGATCACTTGGGTCCAAAAGTGATCCAGAAAGTAATAGGCAGACGGGGAGGGATTTAGAGTAAACTAAAAACATTCAATTCagacttttttataaaaaaaattatttaattacctTCTCCTACTTTTGTGGATCCTAAAACCTCAGCAATAACTACAAAGCAGCCTCAAGAAGTACCTAACTTCTTCAAACGCACAGAGTACgtatttcattatttaattttgagctTCTGCTTCTAATTTACAACAGGTTTGTTTCTCATGGGTTAATTCTTTTGTGCTTTACTTACTTGACCCATTAGGGTTTTGTGTCGATTaatagttttatgttttaagagCTTTTTGGGGAAAACTATTTGCAGGGATAAAATGAATACAGAAAATTGGGTTGAGAGTGTTTTAGTGAtttgtgcttttcttttccaacaGCTCCATCGTTTCATTTTTCGTCTTCTTCTGCATTATTGTTGTTTGCTGATAAAGATTTCTACCTCTCATTTATACTTTGCAGGGTGGATTTTGATCGAAACTAAACTCAAAGACTTTGgaccaaaatgatatttttggtGCATAGCCGATGGATACAGCTGGAGTGGCAAGTGGATGAAACTTAAATCTTTCTAATGTAAGAGTGAATGCAAAACAAAGGCATCCAAAAGTTCTGAGAGAGTTGTAATCTTCTTGTTGGCCAAAAAGGCAATACTGAGGGGTTTGCAACTGTATGATTGATGAAGGTAATCTGTTGATTAGGTAGGCACCAATCGTGAGACAGTCTCCTTAGAATTTTATTGACACTCGTGACTGAAAAATGGAGTTTGTGAGACATTTAGTAAGTGTTGATGCTTCTTTTAACTATGAAGCTTTTTTCAAGGCAGCCAAGACATGAGTATTGATGAATGACTCTTTTGGTgttgaaaaattatgtaaaGATTCATTCTGGAGCATTGTCATATCATAATTTCTTCACAACTCCAAACTGATTTTCTATGAGTTTGAAGAATTTTGGAATTATAGACAATACATCttactttcttttaagaaGATATATCCAGATATATGTTGAAAAATCATCTACAACtgttaagaaatattatttatgttcACCTCTAGTGAGAGATTGATAGGGACCCCATATGTCACAATGtaaaatatcaaacattttattgCATATATAGTTGTTTGATTGAAATGGTAACTTTTTTGTTTAGCTAAAGGACATACTAAAATTGTCTTGAGAAGtttcaacaaatatcaaatcttTCAAGACATTTACAAGTTTGCGAGAGAGGTGGTCAAGTCTGTTGTGTCATGTATGAGAAGGTATAGATGGTGTCGAAACAACATTACAATGATAACGAGTTTGTAGAGTGGTTTGAAAATCATGTAAGTGAGAAAAGACAATAGctatgatatttatttttctatacaatttctacttatttttaaatatgaaagtaTTTTCTACGTGGGTtactaaataatatattgaagTTGGCAAACAGTTATTAGACTTATCTCAAGGTCCATCACAAGAAGTAACACACTCTACATGAGGTACATTGTTGATGgatttagattttgtatcaaggATGTtgataatttaagaaaaacacaaaatagtTAGGGTGGTTGAGAGAGTAACTGataatcaaaattactttGGTGTATTACAAGATATTATTGAATTGCATATATGGGTGAATATATCAATAGACTTGGAAAAGGAATTAGAAACTGATGATCATCGAATAACTAGTGTGAATGTGACATACACATTTGCTACAAATAAGCCATTTGTATTATCATGTTAATCTAAACAAGTTTTTTACCTTGAAGATAGAAGAAACTCGATTTGCCATTTTGTGTTGAAAATTGATCCAATAGATTATTACAATCACTACAAGAAAGTAGATCTTGCCCGATACAACCACATGTCGAAAAAGCTACAATTCGCGTCGGAAAAGGTATTTTCGACGTTTGAAGCGACCTCAAAAGCCACACGTCAGAAAAAAGTGtactattaattttaaaacgtCACCTTTCCTGACATGGGGCAGAGGGATGTTGGTAAAGgttgacattttaaattaatatttaactttCCTCGACGTCACATTGATACACGTTAGGGAAGAttcaatattcattttatatttgaactttCCCCAACGTCCCTCTGCCTCACATTGGAGAAAGTTCaatgttaaattaatattcataCGTTCCTCAACTCCTATTTTCCATTCGTCGGGAACATGTCTTATGTAGATGCGACTATGCATGTATCAACGTTGGGTGGTCAACGCTGACGAAGGGTTTGCCAACCTTATGCCGCATtgaaatttctctaatttcttgtagtgaatgTCCTCTTGATCATAGAAGGTTATTGTCAAGATGGTGAAAAAGATGACAATAGATGAATTTagatgaagagagaaagatgTAATATGAAGCTAACAATCTTGGTGTTTTTTCATCCGAGATGAAATGTAATATGAAGCTAAtaattttggtgttttttcGTCCGAGATGAAATGTACCCTTAAGCTAATAATCTTGGTGCTTTTTCGTCCAATAAGGTATTTagatgaagaatgagtatttaTTTGAAAGCATGAGTTTGCTTATTTGTGAATGAGATGAGAattagattttgatatttaaaatatcttttgaatTATCCAGGCCTTACCATCTTGAGGTAGATTTGtgtaaaagatgaaaatagtGTGAACCAAATTGAATAACAATGATAGTACAAATAGTCACGACTGCATCTACATCTAATCAAATAGTTGGTGATCACCAAACTTCAACAAAATCTAATGCAAAAGCGGATTTAGGAGCTTCATCATTGTTTATACAGGTGAAATTAGATCAACTACGTACTACTCATGAAAAGTTTGTTAATAGAGAGGTAACATTATTCATTGTTATAcgtacatattattatttatgtatgATTTGTtacttacttttttctttttcattttactttagagttttcttttgaaaaaggaaaggtACGTGGCCCCACACGAAATCTCAAACTTGTTAAACTACCACATGGGATGAGATTTGTAGTATCGTGGTGGAAGAAATGACCCGTTACGAATATTACTAATATCTTCAAAAGCCAATGCACTCTCTTAACTAGACATGTCAACTTTACTCCTTTACGAGTGAAAACTTGAAAAGATATTGATaaactgaagaaaaaaaactaattgaaCTTATAGTGGtatgtgaaaaaataataacttttttctttgattaattTACTTCTTATATAATTAGATTACAACAATCATTTTCCTTGCAAAAGcgatttaaattaaagttgaaagtCACGAAGCTTCAATGTTGCTTCAAATTAATCGATCTTATAATAATTGGAGGGAtcgtttaaagaaaaaatggttgagCAAATATGATAGAATTATAGAAGTTTTAGCAAATAATCTATcagaaattacaaaagaagatGCAGAATATCTTGCGAAGTTATGAAAGTCAGCTGAATATCAAGTTGTAATCTAATATCTTTTTCTTGTACATCCAAAGAAGTTGTActtactaatttaatttttattgatgcTTATATTCTACTTTTGAAATGCAATAGATATGTGTgtgaaagaaatcaaaagaacTGCTCTAAGTTGAATGTATATCACACGTGTGGTTCACAAAGTATACAAGAAAGAGTTGAAAAAGAggtaattaaatgaaaaattatataaacttcttttaattttgtgaaactatctaatatatattattttcacttAGGTTCAAGACATGTAATGAAGAACCTAGCTAGTCGAATTAGAATTTGGGAGCTAACTCAACTTGACCAATAATGAATTGCTTGTGAATAAAGCTACACAAGAGAAACTTGtaagtacaaaataattaatatatatgatgtAGCTAGAttgtgttattatttaatcacCATAATTAAGAATAGCGAAATTGTTTATATTGCTCTgcttatgtattatttaaccATCACTCGTgcgttttgattttgtataattgGAGCTTCATGTTCTTTCTATTTATGTTGCTCTGTTTATGATaggaaatataattttgtagttGGAACTGTATATGTTGCtctatttatgattttgtatCATAGTTGTTGTATGGTGGGTGCAAAACTTAGCGTAGATCAACACATGAATTCATATTTGTGTtaagttttgaattattaaatgtgaatttttgttttgtagtcTGAACTTAAATCGTATGCTTCTCAAGTGATTGATTGTACTTTTGAAGTGAACGAAGATGATATTTTTGTACAAGTATTTGGACTGGAGAAACGCGGACGTGCTCGTGGTTATGAAGTAGGTGTTACCCCTTCTAAGTTGTTTGGATCATCATCTAAGGTAAAAAATCTTGAGTGTCGTCTTaatgagtttgaaaaatatcttCACGAATTTTAATGACAAAGAAAATCTGAGGTACAAACACTACATGATAGAATTACCGAATTAAAAAACCGTTTGAAGGATAGATTCCAAGTTATGATGGCAGATATGCAATCATGTTTCTAGTTGATCGTCTGTCATAGTTTGATGTTATAGAAGTTGAATCGTCTCTTGTTATGTAATTTTACGATAAACTTACTAGCTTTCATCCAAGtcattgattattttttctatttcatttttatacaTTGTAATTCGATATTCACCATTAGGTAATGGATTagtaaaaacaacattttgattGTAATTCAATATTCACCGTTAGGTGATGGATTagtaaaaataacattttgatatttgtcaGTAAATGTGTTAAAAGGTTTTGTGAGAAAATTTTCGAAAGATTTATACATTTGTTGAAAAAgttcttttataaaaacttcaaaaaaaaatcatttagataataaatatttatcgaTGAATAATTTAACCGTTATCAAAGGTATGTGTTACctttaaaagttattaattattaattagtaaaACCTTCGAGAATtagtaattttcaaaagttagtAAATCTTCGAAAAAGGATTTTCGGCGGGATCTACTTCGACACATTTCAAAGGTTGAAATAACCTTTAGCAGAAAATGTATGAAAGGactattaaatatattttggaaGGTTGTGGCATTCTGGATTGTTTTTTAGTGTCCAAGTATTTGTTAAAATCAcacttttgattttattaatcacccacacaattattttattctaaattttcttcttcaatgatCCACTcctttctaattaaattatctttgtattttgtgtTGTGTATTTTTGTAGGTGGATTGAATGATCTTGTATTTTTGTAGGTggtcttcaaattttatactcGTTACTTTAATCTTCCAAACCTTAATCCATCTTGTATTTTGTTTACTCTTGAGTAATTACTTTGTGATGtaatgaattataaaatttcaattatgagatgaaatttaaattgttatgatacaaatatatgttttttaccTACCATTTAGGTTTCGTTAAAACATTATCCACgactttgttttatttgaatgtttgaaaataattgcTTAATTATTATCGATTTGGGCTATAAATTTTAGGCTACATTggcaaaaaataacaataacaaataaaaagtagtgacatttttaaaaattataaaataaataaaatatttacaatctatagcaaaattttggattatatcaataatagcaactgatagacttctatcattgtagcatatcaatgactatcagtgataaaatttaaaaattttgctataggttataaatattttgtaaaatttgttattattgaaatttttctaaaaagtaataataaaaaaaattgtctagAATAagttaagtttgaaaataattggaaAGACTCACGTGGTTGAAGGACTCTACCTACTTTACACACACTAACCATATAGAATGTTCTCTCATTGAGcattctatatttatatatgtttaaaggCGCAACTAATGTTTGACATCAACGCTTAGGACATCCATCTATTGCTTGATTGAA
Coding sequences:
- the LOC101211209 gene encoding repetitive proline-rich cell wall protein 2, producing the protein MSSSNYLLALLLGLLSVVLTKPVVGDYILNPQPPHPPFIPIYEPPKPPVFPIYEPPNPPILPIYEPPKPPVAPIYKPPKPPVSPIYKPPKPPVAPIYKPPKPPVGPIYKPPKPPIAPIHKPPKPPKPPVGPIYKPPKPPVVPIYKPPKPPVSPIYKPPKPPVAPIHKPPKPPVVPIYKPPQPSLGPIYKPPKPPVGPIYKPPKPPVVPICKPPKPPVAPIYKPPKPPVGPIYKPPKPPTVPIYKPPKPPVAPIYKPPKPPKSPVGPIHKPPKPPMVPIYKPPKPPVVPIYKPPKPPVAPIYKPPKPPMAPVYKPPKPPVVPIYKPPEQPVGPIYEPPKHPGDPIHKPPVPIDKPSLPPPYSYNPPYNPPPSN